From a region of the Pongo abelii isolate AG06213 chromosome 9, NHGRI_mPonAbe1-v2.0_pri, whole genome shotgun sequence genome:
- the NLRP6 gene encoding NACHT, LRR and PYD domains-containing protein 6 isoform X3 — protein MDQPEAPCSGTGPRLAVARELLLAALEELSQEQLKRFRHKLRDVGPDGRSIPWGRLERADAVDLAEQLAQFYGPEPALEVARKTLKRADARDVAAQLQEQRLQRLGLGSGALLSVSEYKKKYREHVLQLHARVKERNARSVKITKRFTKLLIAPESATPEEEALGPAEEPEPGRARRSDTHTFNRLFRRDEEGRRPLTVVLQGPAGIGKTMAAKKILYDWAAGKLYQGQVDFAFFMPCGELLERPGTRSLADLILDQCPDRGAPVPQMLAQPQRLLFILDGADELPALGGPEAAPCTDPFEAASGARVLGGLLSKALLPTALLLVTTRAAAPGRLQGRLCSPQCAEVRGFSDRDKKKYFYKFFRDERRAERAYRFVKENETLFALCFVPFVCWIVCTVLRQQLELGQDLSRTSKTTTSVYLLFIASVLSSAPVADAPRVQGDLRNLCRLAREGVLGRRAQFAEKELEQLELRGSKVQTLFLSKKELPGVLETEVTYQFIDQSFQEFLAALSYLLEDGGVPRTAAGGVGTLLRGDAQPHSHLVLTTRFLFGLLSTERMHDIERHFGCMVSERVKQEALRWVQGQGQGCPGATPEVTEGAKGLEDTEEPEEEEEGEEPNYPLELLYCLYETQEDAFVRQALCRLPQLALQRVRFCRMDVAVLSYCVRCCPAGQALRLISCRLVAAQEKKKKSLGKRLQASLGGSSSRGTTKQLPASLLHPLFQAMTDPLCHLSSLTLSHCKVPDAVCRDLSEALRAAPALTELGLLHNRLSEAGLRMLSEGLAWPQCRVQTVRVQLPNPQQGLQYLVGMLRQSPALTTLDLSGCQLPSPMVTYLCAALQHQGCGLQTLSLASVELSEQSLQELQAVKRAKPDLVITHPALDSHPEPPKELISTF, from the exons ATGGACCAGCCAGAGGCCCCCTGCTCCGG CACCGGGCCGCGCCTCGCGGTGGCCCGCGAGCTGCTCCTGGCTGCGCTGGAGGAACTGAGCCAAGAGCAGCTGAAGCGCTTCCGCCACAAGCTGCGCGACGTGGGCCCGGACGGACGCAGCATCCCGTGGGGGCGGCTGGAGCGCGCGGACGCCGTGGACCTCGCGGAGCAGCTGGCCCAGTTCTACGGCCCGGAGCCCGCGCTGGAGGTGGCCCGCAAGACCCTCAAGAGGGCGGACGCGCGCGACGTGGCGGCGCAGCTCCAGGAGCAGCGGCTGCAGC GGCTCGGGCTCGGCTCCGGGGCGCTGCTCTCCGTGTCCG AGTACAAGAAGAAGTACCGGGAGCACGTGCTGCAGCTGCACGCGCGGGTGAAGGAGAGGAACGCCCGCTCCGTGAAGATCACCAAGCGCTTCACCAAGCTGCTCATCGCGCCCGAGAGCGCCACCCCGGAGGAGGAGGCGCTGGGGCCCGCGGAGGAGCCCGAGCCGGGGCGCGCGCGGCGCTCGGACACGCACACTTTCAACCGCCTCTTCCGTCGCGACGAGGAGGGCCGGCGGCCGCTGACCGTGGTGCTGCAGGGCCCGGCGGGCATCGGCAAGACCATGGCGGCCAAAAAGATCCTGTACGACTGGGCGGCGGGCAAGCTGTACCAGGGCCAGGTGGACTTCGCCTTCTTCATGCCCTGCGGCGAGCTGCTGGAGAGGCCGGGCACGCGCAGCCTGGCTGACCTGATCCTGGACCAGTGCCCCGACCGCGGCGCGCCGGTGCCGCAGATGCTGGCCCAGCCGCAGCGGCTGCTCTTCATCCTGGACGGCGCGGACGAGCTGCCGGCGCTGGGGGGCCCCGAGGCCGCGCCCTGCACAGACCCCTTCGAGGCGGCGAGCGGCGCGCGGGTGCTAGGCGGGCTGCTGAGTAAGGCACTGCTGCCCACGGCCCTCCTGCTGGTGACCACGCGCGCCGCCGCCCCCGGGAGGCTGCAGGGCCGCCTGTGTTCCCCGCAGTGCGCCGAGGTGCGCGGCTTCTCCGACAGGGACAAGAAGAAGTATTTCTACAAGTTCTTCCGGGACGAGAGGAGGGCCGAGCGCGCCTACCGCTTCGTGAAGGAGAACGAAACGCTGTTCGCTCTGTGCTTCGTGCCCTTCGTGTGCTGGATCGTGTGCACCGTGCTGCGCCAGCAGCTGGAGCTCGGTCAGGACCTGTCGCGCACGTCCAAGACCACCACGTCCGTGTACCTGCTTTTCATCGCCAGCGTGCTGAGCTCGGCTCCGGTAGCCGACGCGCCCCGGGTGCAGGGCGACCTGCGCAATCTGTGCCGCCTGGCCCGCGAGGGCGTCCTCGGACGCAGGGCACAGTTTGCCGAGAAGGAACTGGAGCAACTGGAGCTTCGTGGCTCCAAAGTCCAGACGCTGTTTCTCAGCAAAAAGGAGCTGCCGGGCGTGCTGGAGACAGAGGTCACCTACCAGTTCATCGACCAGAGCTTCCAGGAGTTCCTCGCGGCACTGTCCTACCTGCTGGAGGACGGCGGGGTGCCCAGGACCGCGGCTGGCGGCGTTGGGACACTCCTGCGTGGGGACGCCCAGCCGCACAGTCACTTGGTACTCACCACGCGCTTCCTCTTCGGACTGCTGAGCACGGAGCGGATGCACGACATCGAGCGCCACTTCGGCTGCATGGTCTCAGAGCGTGTGAAGCAGGAGGCCCTGCGGTGGGtgcagggacagggacagggcTGCCCCGGAGCGACACCAGAGGTGACCGAGGGGGCCAAAGGGCTCGAGGACACGGAAgagccagaggaggaggaggagggagaggagcccaACTACCCACTGGAGTTGCTGTACTGCCTGTACGAGACGCAGGAGGACGCGTTTGTGCGCCAAGCCCTGTGCCGGCTCCCGCAGCTGGCGCTGCAGCGAGTGCGCTTCTGCCGCATGGACGTGGCTGTTCTGAGCTACTGCGTGAGGTGCTGCCCTGCTGGACAGGCACTGCGGCTGATCAGCTGCAGACTGGTTGCTGcgcaggagaagaagaagaagagcctGGGGAAGCggctccaggccagcctgggtggcagcag TTCTCGAGGCACCACAAAACAACTGCCAGCCTCCCTTCTTCATCCACTCTTTCAGGCAATGACTGACCCACTGTGCCATCTGAGCAGCCTCAC GCTGTCCCACTGCAAAGTCCCTGACGCAGTCTGCCGAGACCTTTCTGAGGCCCTGAGGGCAGCCCCCGCGCTGACGGAGCTGGGCCTCCTCCACAACAGGCTCAGTGAGGCGGGACTGCGTATGTTGAGTGAGGGCCTAGCCTGGCCCCAGTGCAGGGTGCAGACGGTCAG GGTACAGCTGCCTAACCCCCAGCAAGGACTCCAGTACCTGGTGGGTATGCTTCGACAGAGCCCCGCCCTGACCACCCTGGATCTCAGCGGCTGCCAACTGCCCTCCCCCATGGTGACCTACCTGTGTGCAGCCCTGCAGCACCAGGGATGCGGCCTGCAGACCCTCag TCTGGCCTCTGTGGAGCTGAGCGAGCAGTCACTACAGGAGCTTCAGGCTGTGAAGAGAGCAAAGCCGGATCTGGTCATCACACACCCAGCGCTGGACAGCCATCCAGAACCTCCCAAGGAACTCATCTCAACCTTCTGA
- the NLRP6 gene encoding NACHT, LRR and PYD domains-containing protein 6 isoform X2, with product MDQPEAPCSSTGPRLAVARELLLAALEELSQEQLKRFRHKLRDVGPDGRSIPWGRLERADAVDLAEQLAQFYGPEPALEVARKTLKRADARDVAAQLQEQRLQRLGLGSGALLSVSEYKKKYREHVLQLHARVKERNARSVKITKRFTKLLIAPESATPEEEALGPAEEPEPGRARRSDTHTFNRLFRRDEEGRRPLTVVLQGPAGIGKTMAAKKILYDWAAGKLYQGQVDFAFFMPCGELLERPGTRSLADLILDQCPDRGAPVPQMLAQPQRLLFILDGADELPALGGPEAAPCTDPFEAASGARVLGGLLSKALLPTALLLVTTRAAAPGRLQGRLCSPQCAEVRGFSDRDKKKYFYKFFRDERRAERAYRFVKENETLFALCFVPFVCWIVCTVLRQQLELGQDLSRTSKTTTSVYLLFIASVLSSAPVADAPRVQGDLRNLCRLAREGVLGRRAQFAEKELEQLELRGSKVQTLFLSKKELPGVLETEVTYQFIDQSFQEFLAALSYLLEDGGVPRTAAGGVGTLLRGDAQPHSHLVLTTRFLFGLLSTERMHDIERHFGCMVSERVKQEALRWVQGQGQGCPGATPEVTEGAKGLEDTEEPEEEEEGEEPNYPLELLYCLYETQEDAFVRQALCRLPQLALQRVRFCRMDVAVLSYCVRCCPAGQALRLISCRLVAAQEKKKKSLGKRLQASLGGSSSRGTTKQLPASLLHPLFQAMTDPLCHLSSLTLSHCKVPDAVCRDLSEALRAAPALTELGLLHNRLSEAGLRMLSEGLAWPQCRVQTVRVQLPNPQQGLQYLVGMLRQSPALTTLDLSGCQLPSPMVTYLCAALQHQGCGLQTLSLASVELSEQSLQELQAVKRAKPDLVITHPALDSHPEPPKELISTF from the exons ATGGACCAGCCAGAGGCCCCCTGCTCCAG CACCGGGCCGCGCCTCGCGGTGGCCCGCGAGCTGCTCCTGGCTGCGCTGGAGGAACTGAGCCAAGAGCAGCTGAAGCGCTTCCGCCACAAGCTGCGCGACGTGGGCCCGGACGGACGCAGCATCCCGTGGGGGCGGCTGGAGCGCGCGGACGCCGTGGACCTCGCGGAGCAGCTGGCCCAGTTCTACGGCCCGGAGCCCGCGCTGGAGGTGGCCCGCAAGACCCTCAAGAGGGCGGACGCGCGCGACGTGGCGGCGCAGCTCCAGGAGCAGCGGCTGCAGC GGCTCGGGCTCGGCTCCGGGGCGCTGCTCTCCGTGTCCG AGTACAAGAAGAAGTACCGGGAGCACGTGCTGCAGCTGCACGCGCGGGTGAAGGAGAGGAACGCCCGCTCCGTGAAGATCACCAAGCGCTTCACCAAGCTGCTCATCGCGCCCGAGAGCGCCACCCCGGAGGAGGAGGCGCTGGGGCCCGCGGAGGAGCCCGAGCCGGGGCGCGCGCGGCGCTCGGACACGCACACTTTCAACCGCCTCTTCCGTCGCGACGAGGAGGGCCGGCGGCCGCTGACCGTGGTGCTGCAGGGCCCGGCGGGCATCGGCAAGACCATGGCGGCCAAAAAGATCCTGTACGACTGGGCGGCGGGCAAGCTGTACCAGGGCCAGGTGGACTTCGCCTTCTTCATGCCCTGCGGCGAGCTGCTGGAGAGGCCGGGCACGCGCAGCCTGGCTGACCTGATCCTGGACCAGTGCCCCGACCGCGGCGCGCCGGTGCCGCAGATGCTGGCCCAGCCGCAGCGGCTGCTCTTCATCCTGGACGGCGCGGACGAGCTGCCGGCGCTGGGGGGCCCCGAGGCCGCGCCCTGCACAGACCCCTTCGAGGCGGCGAGCGGCGCGCGGGTGCTAGGCGGGCTGCTGAGTAAGGCACTGCTGCCCACGGCCCTCCTGCTGGTGACCACGCGCGCCGCCGCCCCCGGGAGGCTGCAGGGCCGCCTGTGTTCCCCGCAGTGCGCCGAGGTGCGCGGCTTCTCCGACAGGGACAAGAAGAAGTATTTCTACAAGTTCTTCCGGGACGAGAGGAGGGCCGAGCGCGCCTACCGCTTCGTGAAGGAGAACGAAACGCTGTTCGCTCTGTGCTTCGTGCCCTTCGTGTGCTGGATCGTGTGCACCGTGCTGCGCCAGCAGCTGGAGCTCGGTCAGGACCTGTCGCGCACGTCCAAGACCACCACGTCCGTGTACCTGCTTTTCATCGCCAGCGTGCTGAGCTCGGCTCCGGTAGCCGACGCGCCCCGGGTGCAGGGCGACCTGCGCAATCTGTGCCGCCTGGCCCGCGAGGGCGTCCTCGGACGCAGGGCACAGTTTGCCGAGAAGGAACTGGAGCAACTGGAGCTTCGTGGCTCCAAAGTCCAGACGCTGTTTCTCAGCAAAAAGGAGCTGCCGGGCGTGCTGGAGACAGAGGTCACCTACCAGTTCATCGACCAGAGCTTCCAGGAGTTCCTCGCGGCACTGTCCTACCTGCTGGAGGACGGCGGGGTGCCCAGGACCGCGGCTGGCGGCGTTGGGACACTCCTGCGTGGGGACGCCCAGCCGCACAGTCACTTGGTACTCACCACGCGCTTCCTCTTCGGACTGCTGAGCACGGAGCGGATGCACGACATCGAGCGCCACTTCGGCTGCATGGTCTCAGAGCGTGTGAAGCAGGAGGCCCTGCGGTGGGtgcagggacagggacagggcTGCCCCGGAGCGACACCAGAGGTGACCGAGGGGGCCAAAGGGCTCGAGGACACGGAAgagccagaggaggaggaggagggagaggagcccaACTACCCACTGGAGTTGCTGTACTGCCTGTACGAGACGCAGGAGGACGCGTTTGTGCGCCAAGCCCTGTGCCGGCTCCCGCAGCTGGCGCTGCAGCGAGTGCGCTTCTGCCGCATGGACGTGGCTGTTCTGAGCTACTGCGTGAGGTGCTGCCCTGCTGGACAGGCACTGCGGCTGATCAGCTGCAGACTGGTTGCTGcgcaggagaagaagaagaagagcctGGGGAAGCggctccaggccagcctgggtggcagcag TTCTCGAGGCACCACAAAACAACTGCCAGCCTCCCTTCTTCATCCACTCTTTCAGGCAATGACTGACCCACTGTGCCATCTGAGCAGCCTCAC GCTGTCCCACTGCAAAGTCCCTGACGCAGTCTGCCGAGACCTTTCTGAGGCCCTGAGGGCAGCCCCCGCGCTGACGGAGCTGGGCCTCCTCCACAACAGGCTCAGTGAGGCGGGACTGCGTATGTTGAGTGAGGGCCTAGCCTGGCCCCAGTGCAGGGTGCAGACGGTCAG GGTACAGCTGCCTAACCCCCAGCAAGGACTCCAGTACCTGGTGGGTATGCTTCGACAGAGCCCCGCCCTGACCACCCTGGATCTCAGCGGCTGCCAACTGCCCTCCCCCATGGTGACCTACCTGTGTGCAGCCCTGCAGCACCAGGGATGCGGCCTGCAGACCCTCag TCTGGCCTCTGTGGAGCTGAGCGAGCAGTCACTACAGGAGCTTCAGGCTGTGAAGAGAGCAAAGCCGGATCTGGTCATCACACACCCAGCGCTGGACAGCCATCCAGAACCTCCCAAGGAACTCATCTCAACCTTCTGA
- the NLRP6 gene encoding NACHT, LRR and PYD domains-containing protein 6 isoform X1, producing the protein MDQPEAPCSSTGPRLAVARELLLAALEELSQEQLKRFRHKLRDVGPDGRSIPWGRLERADAVDLAEQLAQFYGPEPALEVARKTLKRADARDVAAQLQEQRLQRLGLGSGALLSVSEYKKKYREHVLQLHARVKERNARSVKITKRFTKLLIAPESATPEEEALGPAEEPEPGRARRSDTHTFNRLFRRDEEGRRPLTVVLQGPAGIGKTMAAKKILYDWAAGKLYQGQVDFAFFMPCGELLERPGTRSLADLILDQCPDRGAPVPQMLAQPQRLLFILDGADELPALGGPEAAPCTDPFEAASGARVLGGLLSKALLPTALLLVTTRAAAPGRLQGRLCSPQCAEVRGFSDRDKKKYFYKFFRDERRAERAYRFVKENETLFALCFVPFVCWIVCTVLRQQLELGQDLSRTSKTTTSVYLLFIASVLSSAPVADAPRVQGDLRNLCRLAREGVLGRRAQFAEKELEQLELRGSKVQTLFLSKKELPGVLETEVTYQFIDQSFQEFLAALSYLLEDGGVPRTAAGGVGTLLRGDAQPHSHLVLTTRFLFGLLSTERMHDIERHFGCMVSERVKQEALRWVQGQGQGCPGATPEVTEGAKGLEDTEEPEEEEEGEEPNYPLELLYCLYETQEDAFVRQALCRLPQLALQRVRFCRMDVAVLSYCVRCCPAGQALRLISCRLVAAQEKKKKSLGKRLQASLGGSSSSRGTTKQLPASLLHPLFQAMTDPLCHLSSLTLSHCKVPDAVCRDLSEALRAAPALTELGLLHNRLSEAGLRMLSEGLAWPQCRVQTVRVQLPNPQQGLQYLVGMLRQSPALTTLDLSGCQLPSPMVTYLCAALQHQGCGLQTLSLASVELSEQSLQELQAVKRAKPDLVITHPALDSHPEPPKELISTF; encoded by the exons ATGGACCAGCCAGAGGCCCCCTGCTCCAG CACCGGGCCGCGCCTCGCGGTGGCCCGCGAGCTGCTCCTGGCTGCGCTGGAGGAACTGAGCCAAGAGCAGCTGAAGCGCTTCCGCCACAAGCTGCGCGACGTGGGCCCGGACGGACGCAGCATCCCGTGGGGGCGGCTGGAGCGCGCGGACGCCGTGGACCTCGCGGAGCAGCTGGCCCAGTTCTACGGCCCGGAGCCCGCGCTGGAGGTGGCCCGCAAGACCCTCAAGAGGGCGGACGCGCGCGACGTGGCGGCGCAGCTCCAGGAGCAGCGGCTGCAGC GGCTCGGGCTCGGCTCCGGGGCGCTGCTCTCCGTGTCCG AGTACAAGAAGAAGTACCGGGAGCACGTGCTGCAGCTGCACGCGCGGGTGAAGGAGAGGAACGCCCGCTCCGTGAAGATCACCAAGCGCTTCACCAAGCTGCTCATCGCGCCCGAGAGCGCCACCCCGGAGGAGGAGGCGCTGGGGCCCGCGGAGGAGCCCGAGCCGGGGCGCGCGCGGCGCTCGGACACGCACACTTTCAACCGCCTCTTCCGTCGCGACGAGGAGGGCCGGCGGCCGCTGACCGTGGTGCTGCAGGGCCCGGCGGGCATCGGCAAGACCATGGCGGCCAAAAAGATCCTGTACGACTGGGCGGCGGGCAAGCTGTACCAGGGCCAGGTGGACTTCGCCTTCTTCATGCCCTGCGGCGAGCTGCTGGAGAGGCCGGGCACGCGCAGCCTGGCTGACCTGATCCTGGACCAGTGCCCCGACCGCGGCGCGCCGGTGCCGCAGATGCTGGCCCAGCCGCAGCGGCTGCTCTTCATCCTGGACGGCGCGGACGAGCTGCCGGCGCTGGGGGGCCCCGAGGCCGCGCCCTGCACAGACCCCTTCGAGGCGGCGAGCGGCGCGCGGGTGCTAGGCGGGCTGCTGAGTAAGGCACTGCTGCCCACGGCCCTCCTGCTGGTGACCACGCGCGCCGCCGCCCCCGGGAGGCTGCAGGGCCGCCTGTGTTCCCCGCAGTGCGCCGAGGTGCGCGGCTTCTCCGACAGGGACAAGAAGAAGTATTTCTACAAGTTCTTCCGGGACGAGAGGAGGGCCGAGCGCGCCTACCGCTTCGTGAAGGAGAACGAAACGCTGTTCGCTCTGTGCTTCGTGCCCTTCGTGTGCTGGATCGTGTGCACCGTGCTGCGCCAGCAGCTGGAGCTCGGTCAGGACCTGTCGCGCACGTCCAAGACCACCACGTCCGTGTACCTGCTTTTCATCGCCAGCGTGCTGAGCTCGGCTCCGGTAGCCGACGCGCCCCGGGTGCAGGGCGACCTGCGCAATCTGTGCCGCCTGGCCCGCGAGGGCGTCCTCGGACGCAGGGCACAGTTTGCCGAGAAGGAACTGGAGCAACTGGAGCTTCGTGGCTCCAAAGTCCAGACGCTGTTTCTCAGCAAAAAGGAGCTGCCGGGCGTGCTGGAGACAGAGGTCACCTACCAGTTCATCGACCAGAGCTTCCAGGAGTTCCTCGCGGCACTGTCCTACCTGCTGGAGGACGGCGGGGTGCCCAGGACCGCGGCTGGCGGCGTTGGGACACTCCTGCGTGGGGACGCCCAGCCGCACAGTCACTTGGTACTCACCACGCGCTTCCTCTTCGGACTGCTGAGCACGGAGCGGATGCACGACATCGAGCGCCACTTCGGCTGCATGGTCTCAGAGCGTGTGAAGCAGGAGGCCCTGCGGTGGGtgcagggacagggacagggcTGCCCCGGAGCGACACCAGAGGTGACCGAGGGGGCCAAAGGGCTCGAGGACACGGAAgagccagaggaggaggaggagggagaggagcccaACTACCCACTGGAGTTGCTGTACTGCCTGTACGAGACGCAGGAGGACGCGTTTGTGCGCCAAGCCCTGTGCCGGCTCCCGCAGCTGGCGCTGCAGCGAGTGCGCTTCTGCCGCATGGACGTGGCTGTTCTGAGCTACTGCGTGAGGTGCTGCCCTGCTGGACAGGCACTGCGGCTGATCAGCTGCAGACTGGTTGCTGcgcaggagaagaagaagaagagcctGGGGAAGCggctccaggccagcctgggtggcagcag cAGTTCTCGAGGCACCACAAAACAACTGCCAGCCTCCCTTCTTCATCCACTCTTTCAGGCAATGACTGACCCACTGTGCCATCTGAGCAGCCTCAC GCTGTCCCACTGCAAAGTCCCTGACGCAGTCTGCCGAGACCTTTCTGAGGCCCTGAGGGCAGCCCCCGCGCTGACGGAGCTGGGCCTCCTCCACAACAGGCTCAGTGAGGCGGGACTGCGTATGTTGAGTGAGGGCCTAGCCTGGCCCCAGTGCAGGGTGCAGACGGTCAG GGTACAGCTGCCTAACCCCCAGCAAGGACTCCAGTACCTGGTGGGTATGCTTCGACAGAGCCCCGCCCTGACCACCCTGGATCTCAGCGGCTGCCAACTGCCCTCCCCCATGGTGACCTACCTGTGTGCAGCCCTGCAGCACCAGGGATGCGGCCTGCAGACCCTCag TCTGGCCTCTGTGGAGCTGAGCGAGCAGTCACTACAGGAGCTTCAGGCTGTGAAGAGAGCAAAGCCGGATCTGGTCATCACACACCCAGCGCTGGACAGCCATCCAGAACCTCCCAAGGAACTCATCTCAACCTTCTGA